A window of the Emys orbicularis isolate rEmyOrb1 chromosome 1, rEmyOrb1.hap1, whole genome shotgun sequence genome harbors these coding sequences:
- the LOC135882059 gene encoding sialidase-3-like, with protein MIKASMSSGKVTLFHQDQQSGVTYRIPALLYIPTDTLLAFAEKRSSARDEDAEYLVLRRGRKTGTSVEWGTREPLRSAMLPGHRTMNPCPVYERKSQTVFLFFICVRKHVTEQWQIRTGKNAARLCYVCSGDAGQTWSSLTDLTEQVIGEDLKDWATFAVGPGHGVQLSSGRLVIPAYTYHITARCCCLPLPCWTLPRSLVFYSDNGGQHWHKGELIKGMKTGECQVAEVVCQACDPVLYCNARTPCRCRAAALSTDQGLTFESPSSCEQLCEPPHGCQGSVVSFTPTAGLLEADGMEGPDAPASKTTCPLNGRNAPSAIRRNTVSWLLYSHPMSKHKRVNLGIYLNRSPLNEAKWGHPWLLYKGPCGYSDLAVCQEASAPLLFGCLFECGVNHACEEIAFQLFCFEDPQS; from the exons ATGATCAAGGCTTCGATGAGCTCTGGGAAGGTGACTCTCTTCCACCAGGATCAGCAGAGTGGGGTCACCTATCGGATCCCCGCACTGCTGTATATCCCCACAGACACGCTCCTGGCATTCGCAGAGAAGCGCTCCTCTGCCAGGGACGAGGACGCTGAGTACCTGGTGCTGAGACGAGGTCGGAAGACAGGGACTTCGGTTGAG TGGGGGACCAGGGAGCCCTTGAGGAGCGCAATGTTACCGGGTCACCGCACGATGAACCCCTGCCCGGTGTACGAGCGGAAGAGTCAGACTGTCTTCCTGTTCTTCATCTGTGTGAGGAAGCACGTCACAGAGCAATGGCAGATCCGCACCGGGAAGAACGCTGCCCGGCTGTGCTACGTCTGCAGCGGAGACGCCGGCCAGACCTGGAGCTCGTTGACAGACTTGACGGAGCAGGTGATAGGGGAAGACTTGAAGGACTGGGCCACGTTTGCGGTGGGGCCGGGGCACGGGGTGCAGCTCAGCTCCGGGCGGCTGGTGATCCCAGCTTACACTTACCACATTACCgctcgctgctgctgcctgccactgccctgctggaccCTGCCCCGGTCCTTGGTGTTTTATAGTGACAATGGCGGGCAGCACTGGCACAAGGGCGAGCTGATTAAAGGCATGAAGACGGGGGAGTGCCAGGTGGCCGAGGTGGTGTGCCAGGCCTGCGACCCCGTGCTGTACTGCAacgcccgcaccccctgccggtGCCGGGCAGCGGCGCTCAGCACAGACCAGGGGCTGACATTCGAGAGCCCCTCCTCGTGTGAACAGCTGTGCGAGCCGCCTCACGGCTGCCAGGGCAGCGTGGTGAGCTTCACGCCGACAGCAGGGCTTCTAGAGGCCGATGGCATGGAAGGGCCAGATGCCCCAGCCTCCAAGACGACCTGCCCATTGAACGGCAGGAACGCCCCCTCCGCCATCCGCAGAAACACCGTGTCGTGGCTGCTTTATTCCCACCCAATGAGTAAACACAAGCGGGTCAATCTGGGCATCTACCTCAACCGGTCCCCATTGAACGAGGCCAAGTGGGGACACCCCTGGCTCCTGTACAAAGGGCCGTGCGGTTACTCGGACCTGGCCGTGTGCCAGGAGGCGTCAGCACCGCTCTTGTTTGGCTGCCTGTTTGAATGCGGGGTGAATCACGCGTGTGAGGAGATTGCCTTCCAGCTCTTCTGCTTTGAGGATCCTCAAAGCTAA
- the LOC135882049 gene encoding sialidase-3-like, protein MIKASMSSGKVTLFHQDPRSRVTYRVPALLYIPTDTLLAFAEKRSSARDEDAEYLVLRRGRKTGTLVKWEPSEPLRRAVLPGHRTMSPCPVYERKSQTVFLFFICVRKHVTEQWQIWTGQNAARLCYVRSKDAGQTWSSLTDLTEQVIGEDLKDWATFSVGPGHGVQLSSGRLVIPAYTYHITARCCRLPLPCWTLSRSLVFYSDNGGRHWHKGELIKGMKTGECQVAEVVCQACRPVLYCNARTPCQSRATAFSTDQGLTFESPSSCEQLCEPPHGCQGSVVSFTPTTGLLEADGVEEPDAPAYETTCLLNDENAPSTIRRSTMSWLLYSHPMDKRKRVDLGIYLNQSPLNEAKWEHPWLLYKGPCSYSDLAVLQEAPAPLLFGCLFECGVNYACEEIAFQLFCFEDLQKDRVSRRSLEKQPKPKLKCN, encoded by the exons ATGATCAAGGCTTCGATGAGCTCTGGGAAGGTGACTCTCTTCCACCAGGATCCACGGAGTAGGGTCACCTACCGGGTCCCCGCACTGCTGTATATCCCCACAGACACGCTCCTGGCATTCGCAGAGAAGCGCTCCTCTGCCAGGGACGAGGACGCTGAGTACCTGGTGCTGAGACGAGGTCGGAAAACAGGGACTTTGGTCAAG TGGGAGCCCAGTGAGCCCTTGAGGAGAGCAGTGTTACCGGGTCACCGCACGATGAGCCCCTGCCCGGTGTACGAGCGGAAGAGTCAGACTGTCTTCCTGTTCTTCATCTGTGTGAGGAAGCACGTCACAGAGCAATGGCAGATCTGGACCGGGCAGAATGCCGCCCGGCTGTGCTACGTCCGAAGCAAAGACGCCGGCCAGACCTGGAGCTCGTTAACGGACTTGACGGAGCAGGTGATTGGGGAAGACTTGAAGGACTGGGCCACGTTTTCGGTGGGGCCGGGGCACGGGGTGCAACTCAGCTCCGGGCGGCTGGTGATCCCAGCTTACACCTACCACATTACCGCTCGCTGCTGCcgcctgccactgccctgctggaccCTGTCCCGGTCCTTGGTGTTTTATAGTGACAATGGCGGGCGGCACTGGCACAAGGGCGAGCTGATTAAAGGCATGAAGACGGGGGAGTGCCAGGTGGCCGAGGTGGTGTGCCAGGCCTGTCGCCCTGTGTTGTACTGCAatgcccgcaccccctgccagtCCCGGGCAACGGCATTCAGCACAGACCAGGGTCTGACATTCGAGAGCCCCTCCTCGTGTGAACAGCTGTGCGAGCCGCCTCACGGCTGCCAGGGCAGTGTGGTGAGCTTCACACCAACAACAGGGCTTCTGGAGGCGGATGGCGTGGAAGAGCCAGACGCCCCAGCCTACGAGACGACCTGCCTGTTGAACGATGAAAACGCCCCCTCCACCATCCGCAGAAGCACCATGTCATGGCTGCTTTACTCCCACCCGATGGATAAACGCAAGCGGGTCGACCTGGGCATCTACCTCAACCAGTCCCCATTGAATGAGGCCAAGTGGGAACACCCCTGGCTCCTGTACAAAGGGCCGTGTAGTTACTCGGACCTGGCCGTATTACAGGAGGCGCCAGCGCCGCTCTTGTTTGGCTGCCTGTTTGAGTGCGGGGTGAATTATGCGTGTGAGGAGATCGCCTTCCAGCTCTTCTGCTTTGAGGATCTCCAGAAGGACAGAGTCTCCCGCCGCTCCTTGGAGAAGCAGCCCAAACCAAAGCTAAAATGCAACTAG